Below is a genomic region from Pseudarthrobacter sulfonivorans.
GGTGTGGATCACGCCAATGATGACACGGATTGTTTACGACAGTAAATAGATCTCCATACTTCTTTCGTAACGATCGTTTGGGATACGTCATAAAAGGGGGCTATCGCCGAAGGCTTTCAGACGGCAGCTCGCCAAACGTGTCGAGGTAGAGAGCCGAGAATCGGCCCTGGTGCGAGAAACCGCAGCGCTCGGCGATCGAAATAATGGTCTCCTGCCCGGGCCCCGCCGCAAGGAGCATTTCCCGGGCCCGATCCAGCCGAACCCTCCTCAGCAGCTCCGACGGCGTTGCCCCTACTTCGGAGCGAAGGGCCAACTGGAGGGTGCGCACCGAAACTCCTAGATTCTCAGCTATGTCCGGCACTGCGAGCTCCTCGGAAGCGTGACGTTCAAGGAGGTCACGGAACCGTCGGATCAATCGGCTCTCCGAATCCGGATTGAGTCCTTCTTCCTTCACGGTCGTGTTGTCCATTGCCATGAGCAGTCGCGACAGCATGGTGTCCACGAGGAGCCTTTGGACAAAGACGGGAGCGGCGCTTGAGGCCTGACTGATCATGTCGTCATGC
It encodes:
- a CDS encoding helix-turn-helix transcriptional regulator codes for the protein MRGAISLLALASVAEQLYGNKSRDVKLGYAMDLTGSAGRAFLRSVVELHDDMISQASSAAPVFVQRLLVDTMLSRLLMAMDNTTVKEEGLNPDSESRLIRRFRDLLERHASEELAVPDIAENLGVSVRTLQLALRSEVGATPSELLRRVRLDRAREMLLAAGPGQETIISIAERCGFSHQGRFSALYLDTFGELPSESLRR